A single window of Rhodamnia argentea isolate NSW1041297 chromosome 5, ASM2092103v1, whole genome shotgun sequence DNA harbors:
- the LOC115727207 gene encoding LOW QUALITY PROTEIN: uncharacterized protein LOC115727207 (The sequence of the model RefSeq protein was modified relative to this genomic sequence to represent the inferred CDS: deleted 2 bases in 2 codons) has translation MAPSSPSSLYLSHHQANPFPTLTPKPTLARFPLSPLSPQTLAFSSRPSTQNQNQNHNQTQKLDSSQLEEKSFAIATGELFLGIASLLITSRNSTNGANALSETGFLRDKIEPVVMWEQKVKDVEAEQTRRVVVTGPGFSFSAAGLLLPYHLGVAQFLIEKGYNKETPPLAGSSAGAIVCVAIASGASMQEALMAAKVLADDCRRRGTAFRLGAVLLDVLDKFLPEDSHTRSNGRVRIAVAETFGGPRGLLVDQFDSREDLINAPLASSIIPR, from the exons ATGGctccctcctctccctcttccctctatctctctcacCACCAAGCCAACCCATTCCCTACTCTGACCCCCAAACCCACCTTGGCTCGCTTCCCTCTTAGTCCCCTTAGTCCCCAAACCCTTGCCTTCTCTTCTAGACCCTCTACTCAGAACCAGAACCAAAACCATAACCAGACCCAGAAGCTCGATTCTTCTCAGCTGGAGGAGAAATCATTTGCCATCGCCACTGGTGAGCTCTTCCTTGGCATTGCTTCGCTGCTGATCACGAGCCGCAACAGCACGAATGGCGCGAATGCCTTGTCGGAGACTGGTTTCCTCAGGGACAAGATAGAGCCTGTTGTCATGTGGGAGCAGAAGGTTAAGGATGTGGAGGCAGAGCAGACGAGGAGAGTGGTGGTGACTGGTCCCGGATTCAGCTTCTCAGCCGCCGGGCTCTTGTTGCCTTACCATCTTGGGGTCGCGCAATTCCTCATCGAGAAGGGCTATAACAAG GAAACCCCACCATTGGCTGGTTCATCAGCTGGCGCCATAGTATGTGTAGCGATTGCTTCTGGAGCCAGCATGCAAGAGGCTTTGATGGCTGCCAAGGTACTCGCTGATGATTGTCGGAGAAGAGGAACTGCTTTTCGGCTTGGG GCTGTTCTTCTTGATGTGCTTGATAAGTTCCTTCCCGAAGATTCTCATACCAGGTCCAATGGAAGGGTCCGCA TCGCTGTTGCCGAGACCTTT GGGGGGCCTAGGGGTTTACTGGTGGAT CAGTTTGACTCCAGAGAAGATCTTATCAATGCACCATTAGCTTCTTCCATCATCCCGCGGTGA